From Bordetella flabilis, the proteins below share one genomic window:
- a CDS encoding Hsp20/alpha crystallin family protein: MSVRDLIPRGRNSLAAANNRDNGEDPFLSLHREMNRLFDDVFRNFGVDPRVRRASAGWPNIEVADEDRALRVTAELPGMEEQDVEVLLEDGALTLRGEKRAESQDNARRFSERFYGRFERVIPLGYEIDEDKIVANFKSGVLTITLPKSERAQSRARRIAISS, translated from the coding sequence ATGAGCGTACGTGATCTGATCCCCCGGGGCCGCAATTCCCTGGCCGCTGCCAATAACCGCGATAACGGGGAAGACCCGTTCCTGTCCCTGCACCGGGAAATGAACCGGCTGTTCGACGACGTTTTCCGCAACTTCGGCGTGGACCCCCGCGTCAGGCGCGCGTCGGCCGGCTGGCCCAACATCGAAGTGGCCGACGAGGACAGGGCCCTGCGCGTCACGGCGGAACTGCCGGGCATGGAAGAGCAGGATGTGGAGGTCCTGCTCGAGGACGGCGCGCTGACGCTGCGCGGGGAGAAGCGCGCCGAGTCCCAGGACAACGCACGCCGATTCTCGGAGCGTTTCTATGGCCGCTTCGAACGCGTCATTCCGCTCGGTTACGAGATCGACGAAGACAAAATCGTCGCGAACTTCAAGAGCGGCGTCCTGACCATTACACTGCCCAAGAGCGAGCGCGCCCAATCGCGGGCCCGGCGCATCGCCATCAGTAGCTGA
- a CDS encoding slipin family protein, giving the protein MTLIPYIAIAALVVLLVVWSIRVLREYERGVVFTLGRYTGVKGPGLIILVPLVQQLVRVDLRTVVLDVPSQDIISHDNVSVKVNAVVYFRVVDPNKAIIQVEQYMQATSQLAQTTLRSVLGKHDLDEMLSERDKLNADLQQILDRQTDNWGIKIANVEIKHVDISESMVRAIARQAEAERNRRARIINAEGEQQAAEKLVDAARELAVVPEAMQLRYLSTLYDIANDRSSTIIFPIPIDMLSRLFDKRDSRPE; this is encoded by the coding sequence ATGACGCTTATTCCCTATATTGCTATCGCAGCGCTCGTCGTACTCCTGGTCGTATGGTCGATCAGGGTATTGCGCGAATACGAGCGGGGCGTGGTATTCACGCTCGGTCGCTACACGGGCGTAAAAGGGCCGGGGTTGATCATCCTGGTGCCGCTGGTCCAGCAGTTGGTTCGCGTGGACCTGCGCACGGTGGTGCTGGACGTTCCCAGCCAGGACATCATCTCGCATGACAACGTATCGGTGAAGGTGAACGCGGTGGTGTACTTCCGCGTGGTCGACCCGAACAAAGCCATCATCCAGGTGGAGCAGTACATGCAGGCGACCAGCCAGCTCGCGCAGACGACATTGCGTTCGGTCCTGGGCAAGCATGACCTGGACGAGATGCTGTCGGAGCGGGACAAACTGAACGCCGACCTTCAGCAGATCCTGGATCGGCAGACCGACAACTGGGGCATCAAGATCGCCAATGTCGAGATCAAGCACGTGGACATCAGCGAAAGCATGGTGCGCGCGATCGCGCGGCAGGCCGAAGCGGAGCGCAATCGCCGCGCGCGCATCATAAACGCCGAAGGCGAACAGCAGGCCGCCGAAAAGCTCGTCGATGCCGCGCGCGAGCTGGCCGTCGTCCCGGAAGCCATGCAGTTGCGCTACCTCTCGACGCTCTACGATATCGCGAACGATAGATCCTCGACCATCATATTCCCCATCCCGATCGATATGCTGAGCAGGCTGTTCGACAAGCGGGATTCGCGCCCCGAGTAA
- a CDS encoding mechanosensitive ion channel family protein, protein MNNEPVTTFFPDLRFLGIPMLSWIIAIGVAIISFIVLRLAVSFLHRRLSTVASRSSSVVGGVAGMVVGGTSNTLLALAAVLIGAGLLDLPPAWLDRVSSLWFVVLVLQAALWGSRAITLVMTHYMQGKGGNERVQLSALTSLMMWGAKVLLWAIVLLAMLSNLGVNITAFVASLGVGGIAVALAVQNILGDLFASLSIAVDKPFEVGDFIVIGSLAGTVEHVGLKTTRIRSLGGEQIVMANTAMLTSTIQNYKRLAERRIVFEFGVTYNCTAAQARKIPQIVEQIVRSLDCTRFDRSHFRGFGESTLDFETVYIVLNPGYNVYMDIQQSINLRLMEELDALGVEFAFPTRTIHVASMPATVRRDQKSEAPAPAAAPEPALEGAGPTA, encoded by the coding sequence ATGAACAATGAACCCGTCACCACCTTCTTTCCCGACCTGCGGTTTCTTGGCATCCCGATGCTCAGTTGGATAATCGCCATCGGCGTGGCCATCATCAGCTTCATCGTGCTGCGCCTCGCGGTAAGCTTCCTCCATCGCAGGCTCAGCACGGTCGCAAGCCGCTCCTCTTCCGTCGTGGGCGGCGTGGCCGGAATGGTGGTGGGCGGAACGAGCAACACGCTGCTCGCGCTGGCGGCGGTATTGATCGGGGCCGGACTGCTCGACCTGCCGCCCGCGTGGCTCGACCGGGTGAGCAGCCTGTGGTTCGTGGTGCTTGTGCTGCAAGCCGCACTGTGGGGCAGCCGCGCGATCACGCTGGTGATGACGCACTATATGCAAGGCAAGGGCGGCAACGAACGGGTCCAGCTCAGTGCGCTGACATCCCTGATGATGTGGGGCGCCAAGGTCCTGCTTTGGGCGATCGTCCTGCTGGCCATGCTGTCGAACCTTGGCGTCAATATCACCGCCTTCGTTGCCAGCCTCGGCGTCGGCGGCATTGCGGTGGCGCTGGCCGTTCAGAACATCCTCGGCGACCTCTTCGCATCGCTTTCGATCGCGGTGGACAAGCCTTTCGAGGTAGGCGACTTCATCGTGATCGGCTCGCTCGCGGGAACGGTCGAACATGTCGGCCTCAAAACCACGCGTATCCGCAGCCTTGGCGGCGAACAGATCGTGATGGCCAACACCGCGATGCTCACCAGCACGATCCAGAACTACAAGCGCCTGGCCGAGCGGCGGATCGTGTTCGAGTTTGGCGTCACCTACAACTGCACCGCCGCACAAGCGCGCAAGATACCGCAGATCGTCGAACAGATCGTCCGGTCGTTGGACTGCACGCGCTTTGACCGTTCGCATTTTCGCGGTTTTGGCGAAAGCACGCTCGACTTCGAGACCGTCTATATCGTGCTGAACCCAGGGTACAACGTGTACATGGACATTCAACAGTCCATCAACCTGCGACTGATGGAAGAGCTGGACGCCCTGGGCGTGGAGTTCGCCTTCCCGACCCGGACCATCCACGTGGCATCGATGCCTGCCACCGTGCGCCGGGACCAGAAGAGCGAAGCACCGGCTCCCGCGGCGGCGCCTGAACCCGCCCTCGAGGGCGCCGGCCCCACGGCTTGA
- a CDS encoding NfeD family protein: protein MALAAAVLLHQAAWAQAPSASTPTIVLLDIKGAIGPATTEYLGKGLAAAAERKAAAVVIRIDTPGGLVSSTRDIIRAMLASPVPVLAYVAPGGAQAASAGTYIVYASHLAAMAPGTNIGAATVVTMGERRGPAEREPASPADGKPDKAPDEAKPDKDSETKGGPADASMRKAINDAAAFIRSLAEMHGRNAPWAEDAVRDGVSIPANEALEKKVVEILATDLNGLLAQADGRQVNLNGKRVALATKDAQVVQIEPDWRTRFLAVITNPEIAYVLMLLGVYGIIFELMSPGAVFPGILGAVALVTALFAFNLLPVNYAGVGLVLLGIGLMVTEAFTPTLGLVGIAGVAIFAFGSLFMFDSGEAQFALSLPVVITATIVMGVMFAILLRVALRAHRRKAITGDSTLIGRVALVLTWAGTEGRVRLGDESWDAHSGTSFAPGARVVITARDGLKLTVEAAGASQEDAL, encoded by the coding sequence ATGGCGCTGGCTGCCGCTGTTCTGCTGCACCAGGCGGCGTGGGCGCAAGCGCCATCCGCTTCCACCCCCACGATCGTGCTGCTGGATATCAAGGGCGCGATCGGGCCCGCGACCACGGAATACCTAGGCAAGGGCTTGGCCGCCGCCGCGGAACGAAAGGCCGCCGCCGTGGTGATTCGCATCGATACACCCGGCGGCCTGGTCTCTTCGACGCGCGACATTATCCGAGCCATGCTGGCCTCGCCAGTCCCGGTACTGGCCTACGTCGCGCCGGGTGGCGCGCAAGCCGCCAGCGCCGGCACCTACATCGTCTACGCCAGCCATCTGGCGGCGATGGCGCCTGGCACGAATATCGGCGCGGCCACCGTGGTGACCATGGGCGAACGGCGTGGCCCGGCGGAGCGCGAGCCCGCCTCGCCGGCTGACGGTAAGCCGGACAAGGCGCCAGACGAAGCGAAGCCGGACAAGGACTCCGAGACCAAGGGCGGGCCCGCCGACGCATCGATGCGCAAGGCGATCAACGACGCCGCCGCCTTCATACGCAGCCTGGCTGAGATGCACGGCCGCAACGCCCCATGGGCGGAAGATGCCGTCCGAGACGGTGTCAGCATCCCTGCCAACGAGGCGCTGGAGAAAAAGGTGGTCGAAATCCTGGCGACCGACCTGAATGGCCTGCTCGCCCAGGCCGACGGCAGGCAGGTGAACCTGAATGGCAAGCGGGTGGCTCTGGCCACGAAGGACGCCCAGGTCGTCCAGATCGAACCCGACTGGCGCACCCGATTCCTGGCCGTCATCACCAATCCGGAGATCGCCTATGTGCTGATGCTGTTGGGTGTCTACGGCATCATCTTCGAGCTGATGAGCCCGGGCGCGGTCTTTCCGGGAATCCTGGGCGCCGTCGCGCTGGTCACGGCGCTGTTCGCGTTCAATCTGCTGCCGGTCAATTACGCCGGTGTGGGACTGGTACTGCTGGGGATCGGGCTGATGGTGACCGAGGCCTTCACGCCTACGCTCGGCCTGGTCGGGATCGCCGGCGTGGCTATTTTCGCGTTCGGTTCGCTGTTCATGTTCGACAGCGGCGAAGCGCAGTTCGCGCTGTCGCTGCCCGTTGTGATCACCGCCACGATCGTCATGGGCGTAATGTTCGCGATCCTGCTGAGGGTCGCCCTGCGGGCGCATCGGCGTAAGGCAATCACCGGCGACAGCACCCTGATCGGCCGTGTCGCGCTGGTGCTGACCTGGGCGGGAACCGAGGGCCGCGTCCGGCTTGGCGACGAAAGCTGGGACGCGCACAGCGGCACGTCGTTTGCGCCCGGCGCGCGCGTAGTCATCACCGCCCGCGACGGACTGAAACTCACCGTAGAAGCTGCCGGCGCAAGCCAGGAGGACGCATTGTGA
- a CDS encoding helix-turn-helix domain-containing protein translates to MDRKQPAGTGAGTRAGARNSHPATPGVEAVAADLIALLNGNEPTESFAARLSTLEALPDGLAQKNSLIELARMAMALRHRIEQHEQRERGMLAVIESAQDLAGRLDLSELLKAIVTRARDLLRAHLCWLTIYDADIGEFKVVVADGAIAQRTGQMTAKRKRGVAGVVMSTRLPFATPDYLHDNRFVHDSALDDIFRDEGVMALVGAPLIWDEQVIGLLFVADRYHRTHTALNVSILCTLATHAAVAINNAQAFADAQSALEKAERARVELEQHARDVQDAVEAHERLTSLLAKGASLGELCQSIAQLLQGSILVLDEAHQVIARASAPGYTGTAAHAYEPYGPHSAALTQALRDSRQAGRSMLAYDSGGEICRANAVIGGDGMLGAVLLFRREDMRDISVRTFERSSSVIGVVLLSQERIEASKSRDVSALLQSLISPRQGEPALTRDRADRFGLDLSQPMTLMLVELEQGEPGATARRLRGGLAPQAAVLDEVDGVLAFVCQASRARELAQAFGDFARREIGPAYRGVVSRAAQGAAEMPVLYASLRRALSVLARLGIRGRILAQNELALYSVLFETQDPGSLHTFLESTIGAVVDHDRRRGSQLAATLLVYLDNHQNAKTTAAHLAIHVNTVRQRLATIEGLIGQWEEATRALEIHVALRLWSIGAADGRSALDAR, encoded by the coding sequence ATGGACCGCAAGCAACCCGCAGGCACCGGCGCAGGCACACGTGCAGGCGCGCGCAACTCCCATCCTGCCACGCCCGGCGTGGAGGCCGTGGCCGCCGACCTGATCGCCCTGCTGAACGGCAACGAACCCACGGAAAGCTTCGCCGCGAGGCTGTCAACGCTGGAGGCATTGCCCGACGGCCTGGCGCAGAAGAACAGCCTGATCGAACTCGCCCGCATGGCCATGGCGCTGCGCCACCGCATCGAGCAGCATGAGCAGCGCGAACGCGGCATGCTGGCCGTCATCGAATCGGCCCAGGATCTGGCCGGCCGCCTGGATCTGTCGGAGCTTCTGAAGGCCATCGTCACCCGCGCCCGTGATCTTCTGCGCGCGCATCTGTGCTGGCTGACCATCTACGACGCCGACATCGGCGAATTCAAGGTCGTTGTCGCCGACGGCGCGATCGCCCAGCGCACGGGGCAGATGACGGCCAAGCGCAAGCGCGGCGTCGCGGGCGTCGTGATGTCCACACGCCTGCCCTTCGCCACGCCGGATTACCTGCACGACAACCGCTTCGTCCACGATTCCGCGCTGGACGACATCTTTCGCGACGAAGGCGTCATGGCGTTGGTGGGGGCCCCCTTGATCTGGGACGAGCAGGTCATCGGCCTGCTATTCGTGGCGGATCGCTATCACCGCACCCACACCGCGCTGAACGTGTCGATCCTGTGCACACTGGCAACCCATGCCGCGGTGGCGATCAACAACGCGCAGGCCTTTGCCGATGCGCAGTCGGCGCTGGAGAAGGCGGAACGGGCGCGCGTCGAACTGGAACAGCATGCCCGCGACGTCCAGGATGCCGTCGAGGCCCACGAGCGATTGACCTCTCTGCTCGCCAAGGGCGCGTCCCTGGGCGAGCTTTGCCAGTCGATCGCGCAACTGCTCCAGGGCAGTATCCTCGTCCTGGACGAAGCCCATCAGGTAATCGCACGTGCGTCCGCCCCTGGCTATACCGGCACGGCGGCGCATGCGTACGAACCGTACGGGCCCCATAGCGCCGCATTGACGCAAGCGCTCAGGGATAGCCGACAAGCCGGCCGTTCGATGCTGGCCTACGACTCGGGCGGCGAGATTTGCCGCGCGAACGCGGTGATCGGCGGCGACGGCATGCTCGGCGCGGTCCTGCTGTTCCGGCGAGAAGACATGCGGGATATTTCGGTGCGGACCTTCGAAAGAAGCTCGAGCGTCATTGGCGTTGTGCTTCTCTCCCAGGAGCGCATCGAGGCCAGCAAGAGCCGCGACGTGTCGGCGTTGTTGCAGTCGCTGATCTCGCCCCGGCAGGGCGAGCCGGCGTTGACGCGCGACCGCGCCGATCGCTTCGGCCTGGATCTCTCGCAGCCGATGACGCTGATGCTGGTCGAACTGGAACAGGGAGAGCCCGGCGCAACCGCTCGGCGCCTGCGCGGCGGCCTGGCACCGCAGGCCGCGGTACTGGACGAAGTCGACGGCGTACTCGCCTTTGTCTGCCAGGCGAGCCGCGCACGGGAATTGGCGCAAGCCTTCGGCGACTTCGCTCGCCGCGAGATCGGGCCGGCGTACCGCGGGGTTGTGTCACGTGCCGCGCAAGGCGCGGCGGAAATGCCTGTGCTCTATGCCTCGCTGCGGCGCGCCCTTTCCGTGTTGGCTCGGCTGGGCATCCGAGGGCGGATTCTCGCCCAGAACGAACTGGCGCTTTATTCCGTGCTGTTCGAAACGCAGGACCCCGGAAGCCTGCACACCTTCCTGGAATCGACGATCGGCGCCGTCGTCGACCACGATCGCCGGCGTGGCTCACAGTTGGCCGCGACCTTGCTCGTTTATCTGGACAATCACCAGAACGCCAAGACCACCGCGGCGCACCTGGCGATCCACGTCAATACCGTGCGGCAAAGGCTGGCGACCATTGAAGGACTCATCGGCCAGTGGGAAGAGGCGACACGTGCCCTGGAGATCCACGTCGCGTTGCGCCTGTGGAGCATCGGCGCCGCCGACGGCCGCTCCGCCCTGGATGCCAGGTAG